GGCGGACACCATTTAAGCTAGCCACAGGCCAACAACTACAAACTCCACATTCATTACCAGCCGCGTCCGAGGGCAAGAGTTTGGGGGCTTATCATATGGCCAAAGGATGGGAGGAGCAGCTCGACACTGCTAAGTCCTACTTGGATAAGGCAgttaagaagatgaagaagtttgcTGACCGTAAGCGGCGTCCCACAGACTATAGAGTTGGGGATATGGTCATGGTGAAGTTTAACCCAAGACAGTTCAAGGCACTACGGGGCATGCATCAGAATCTGATTCGCAAGTATGAGGGGCCATTTAAGATTGTCGCCAAGGTAGGCAAGATCTCACACAAGCTTGACATGCCATCTTATCTTAAGATCTACCCTGTCTTCCATGCCAGCATGCTTAAgccatatcatgaagataaggatgatcCGAGTAGGGCCCAATCAAGTCGGGCGCCAATGACTATCACTGTCTTGCATGATCGGGAGATTGAGACTATCATAGATTACCAGGCCAGGCGAAAACAAGGGCAAAAAGCCACTGCAATGTTCCTCGTCCATTGGAAAGGGCAATCACTGGAGGAGGCCAcgtgggaacgatatgaagacttgtggcaattcaaagataagatccgaGAGTTTATGCAATAGCATTGCGCCGCGGTCGTCGCAATATTGGGTggggagagtgtgatgacccgccatgtcatcatgccacataggcgccatttgacatatattaatgccatgtggaagcttacataagaagaaggctagcatttgtgagaagattctagagaggtatggacatttccttaggaagaacctagatccttatggatttgctaggaaagtccttggaatcttctaggcttgtagagaattctagaaaaagcccttatcttgtaaaaatcaaggacttgtgtaataattaatatttacacactagcccctaggagactagtatataaagggggtcattcatttgtaattcatcaagtaaacaattaaagttctctctaatacaaagcttcctttaacaattctcttgtgttctttctttcatcctcttagcgatcttgagtgtagtaaggctgacttgacatagcaagaacgtgagcaagttgtgcaagatcgtgagcgagttttCAAGTGCcacacgtgtacttagttaacaactaaggacgtgacattaCGCTACTCACGGTTAGTAGCACTAGCACCCATTAGCGGCATACACAAATTTTTCATAATTAATGTGAATGTTTAAAGAAGTGaacagaaaacaaaataaaacaatgaCATAATATTTACAAATAATATTTATTCTCACTAGATATATAGATCGACCAGCAACAGGGCGGTGAACAACTAGCATCTAGCACTCAATGAGCTCCACAAtttctagaaaatattttttaatttttccatgtttggttagcttaaatattttaaaaaatatttttatcttgAACTCAATTTCCTtcaattagaaaaaaatatttttcctacCTCAACTTTGCAAAATATCTATATATAAAAAGAATGTGAGCAACTTACAATGTAGTTATGCCAAGTAGCATACTTGAAAATTTTAGGACA
The Nicotiana sylvestris chromosome 11, ASM39365v2, whole genome shotgun sequence DNA segment above includes these coding regions:
- the LOC138880954 gene encoding uncharacterized protein; translation: MAKGWEEQLDTAKSYLDKAVKKMKKFADRKRRPTDYRVGDMVMVKFNPRQFKALRGMHQNLIRKYEGPFKIVAKVGKISHKLDMPSYLKIYPVFHASMLKPYHEDKDDPSRAQSSRAPMTITVLHDREIETIIDYQARRKQGQKATAMFLVHWKGQSLEEATWERYEDLWQFKDKIREFMQ